The following coding sequences lie in one Cydia pomonella isolate Wapato2018A unplaced genomic scaffold, ilCydPomo1 PGA_scaffold_161, whole genome shotgun sequence genomic window:
- the LOC133533392 gene encoding polycomb group protein Psc-like: MVTSNKLLDKKVVKMAEQNNTTVVPQRTLLGEVNEQITCPLCRGYYIDATTIVECLHSFCRSCIIKHLQISRYCPVCDVQINVAKPNFRLDKALQDIVYKLVPGLFQKEMERRQQFYSSRPGPAASATPEQRGEDTERIIFSPEDVISFSLEYADATDTDSISSKSSDSNEPQPPTGTTRRFLQCPAVVNISHLKKFLSMKFDIDSTQFAIDILYKRVPLPDYYTLMDIAYIYNWKRNEPMRFFYQIIDYVAIRNRLFDINRKGSHFRDRKSSPTPTEDTNVSSPAHNLNDQGSEISSGTDSPMPEDNSGKKSHTSSTTDKNNQSNKDNSSQNRSGANSNSTAKKNDDEVEKSQFLNSFELTAKSNSQSVKSSPVKGNVLETSSSSINNSVKSQEAPKDDDTLKRKPQTPPKAPEVKRLKIELEKTKIPQGLTKPANSNSASSPGVSEPLNKSGTAFDNLTKTKDTTDNKLSPHPVKNTPSSSPPTKEQKMPTVGSKPTSESTGIKRTIPSTTNVSSPKRKATNEPVASVQHASQPKTVSPLKLQVPKMESQQFSLPKPAEGPKPPPKRMPDLKPTMPTTQTTQNKAQPMNKVRMDLLANNSDPTIDRSKILSQVKSSLSATHNAGQTSGDPLKSLLLDSCKINIPSSLSITLTDQKLDPRSPSEPTTSDPKKNITNKNLVSANSSTAHKVPSPPVHNYIEILKLPDSNPKKQQMKAEGNTDTKQSPQAKSESSTASPKPPGKSSESSAKGPIPNLKPIADTKLGKQSGNFASPITFQQTFEKQLQTLASDKKTKLPKNKAQVPKLVPATPKTFNTINKLNNPNNKSPSSVTMTPENKPSAALDLTTPHNMQSQIGQHPNQSRLLEKMQSIANLAATKQNPPGKVLPANMNPGNVYSPISNRPANTGASPLRIPSSSMNQVKHEKGSPSGSQTPVRHDIGNKPFHMNQAGSGNSIMSPSYQTQSHNSPTPAQPSPRSQTRSPSSSPKLVIAEEKQATSSSSEQNINQSNQISSTQLPNLNTLKNESPKASPGPSKPGPKPMKPLSSGLKLSGIRQPITPTIKSNSGMNLPPDYMTSQQLIAQHPMAHLRHQMEMSWYKANLFKSMANAVHQNQHDFNNKDNLTMSAAQTAIPFKSRKRTYMNKRNKECNENENILNKMKLPEDINLNLKDNFDNGINDSCSAPKISRKTLKSISVVESKDECEESFDERNRHAVTSGPLPSREEEFEWLQNFLLESLDKEESASLYVSGQPGTGKTATLSCLLNSPKIKEGFKQVYVNCTMMKSATSIYSRICKELQLSTSGSTEKACLAAIEKYLNRKHKMILLVLDEIDQLDSKRQSVLYTIFEWPALAGSRLVLVGVANALDLTERALPRLQARCSLRPRTLHFAPYTKQQIINIFSKILGEADKTNVFSPVALQMLAAKIAAVSGDMRRALDIGRRVIELAKRSKFAENQSVDTMMKDCTVTVELKQVLEVLNDVYGGSKKIESDVDEGFPMQQKLILCSLMLMLKGKNKDIVMGKLHDVYKKVAAARNIAPLDMSEMASACTLLEARGALRCTGPAGRTRRLRLQWDEAELSAALRDKPLMAAILAEAGCRPNC; encoded by the exons ATGGTAACTTCCAACAAATTACTTGATAAAAAGGTCGTTAAAATGGCTGAACAGAACAATACTACGGTTGTGCCCCAAAGAACTTTGTTAGGAGAAGTAAATGAGCAAATTACTTGTCCGCTATGTCGTGGTTACTACATCGACGCCACCACGATCGTCGAATGTTTGCACTCATTTTGTCGCAGCTGCATCATCAAGCATTTGCAAATTAGTCGTTACTGCCCGGTCTGTGACGTGCAGATAAATGTCGCTAAGCCAAATTTCAGGCTAGACAAAGCACTTCAAGATATTGTTTACAAACTCGTACCAGGGCTTTTCCAAAAAGAAATGGAAAGGCGACAACAGTTTTACTCGTCTAGACCGGGTCCGGCTGCTTCAGCGACGCCAGAGCAAAGAGGTGAAGATACAGAGAGGATAATTTTCAGTCCTGAAGATGTTATCTCATTTTCTTTGGAATATGCAGATGCCACAGACACTGACAGCATATCGAGCAAATCATCAGACAGCAATGAACCTCAGCCACCAACTGGTACCACGAGGAGGTTTCTACAGTGTCCTGCGGTTGTCAATATTAGTCATTTGAAGAAATTCTTGAGTATGAAATTTGATATTGATAGCACTCAATTTgctattgacattttatataaaagggTGCCTTTGCCAGACTACTACACTTTGATGGATATTGCTTATATTTACAATTGGAAGAGGAATGAACCAATGAGATTTTTCTACCAGATTATAGATTATGTAGCTATCAGAAACAGATTGTTTGATATCAATAGGAAAGGTTCTCATTTTCGAGATAGAAAATCAAGCCCCAcaccaacagaagatacaaATGTTAGCAGCCCTGCACATAATCTGAATGATCAGGGTTCAGAAATATCATCTGGTACTGACAGTCCCATGCCAGAAGATAACAGTGGCAAAAAGTCACACACTTCCTCAACTACAGACAAGAATAATCAGTCCAACAAGGATAACAGTAGTCAAAATAGGTCAGGCGCCAACAGTAACTCTACAGCTAAGAAAAATGATGATGAAGTAGAAAAGTCACAGTTTTTGAACTCTTTTGAGTTAACAGCCAAAAGTAATAGCCAGTCAGTTAAATCATCTCCTGTAAAAGGTAATGTGCTAgagacatcatcatcatctattAATAATTCAGTTAAAAGTCAAGAAGCTCCAAAGGATGATGATACTTTGAAGAGAAAACCACAGACACCACCAAAAGCACCAGAAGTTAAAAGACTCAAAATTGAgttagaaaaaactaaaatacccCAAGGTCTGACTAAACCAGCCAACTCTAATTCTGCTTCATCTCCTGGAGTGTCAGAACCTCTTAACAAGTCTGGGACTGCATTTGATAATTTGACAAAAACAAAAGACACCACTGACAACAAACTTAGCCCTCACCCTGTCAAAAACACCCCATCATCATCTCCACCAACAAAGGAACAAAAGATGCCTACAGTGGGTTCTAAACCAACTTCAGAAAGTACTGGAATAAAAAGAACCATTCCTAGTACAACAAATGTTTCTTCTCCAAAACGAAAAGCAACAAATGAGCCAGTGGCATCAGTACAGCATGCTTCACAGCCTAAAACGGTTTCTCCTCTTAAACTACAAGTACCCAAAATGGAATCACAGCAATTTTCTCTCCCAAAGCCTGCAGAAGGTCCAAAGCCTCCTCCAAAAAGAATGCCTGACTTAAAACCTACCATGCCAACAACACAAACAACCCAAAACAAAGCACAACCAATGAATAAAGTGAGGATGGATCTGTTAGCCAATAACAGTGATCCTACAATAGATAGAAGTAAGATATTATCACAGGTGAAGTCATCTCTTAGTGCCACTCATAATGCTGGCCAAACCTCGGGTGACCCACTGAAATCTTTGTTGTTAGATTCATGTAAAATTAACATCCCTTCATCATTATCAATTACTTTAACAGACCAGAAATTAGATCCACGTAGTCCTAGTGAGCCAACCACAAGTGATCCGAAAAAgaatattactaataaaaatttagtttccGCAAATAGTAGCACAGCTCATAAAGTACCTAGTCCACCTGTTCACAACTACATCGAAATATTAAAGTTACCAGATAGTAATCCTAAAAAACAACAGATGAAAGCTGAAGGCAATACTGATACCAAGCAAAGTCCACAAGCAAAATCTGAAAGTTCAACTGCATCACCAAAGCCTCCAGGCAAATCTTCTGAGTCATCCGCTAAAGGGccaatacctaatttaaaacctATAGCTGACACTAAATTAGGAAAGCAAAGTGGCAACTTTGCTTCACCTATTACTTTCCAGCAAACATTTGAGAAGCAATTACAAACTTTAGCATCAGATAAAAAAACGAAACTCCCAAAAAATAAAGCTCAAGTGCCGAAACTTGTTCCAGCTACTCCAAAAACATTCAATACCATAAATAAACTGAATAATCCAAACAATAAGTCCCCCAGTAGTGTAACTATGACTCCAGAAAATAAGCCTAGTGCTGCTCTAGACTTAACAACTCCCCATAATATGCAAAGTCAAATAGGACAGCATCCTAATCAATCACGTCTTTTAGAAAAAATGCAGTCTATTGCGAATTTGGCAGCAACAAAACAAAACCCTCCAGGAAAAGTTTTGCCTGCAAATATGAATCCAGGGAATGTCTATTCACCTATTTCTAATAGACCTGCAAATACGGGTGCAAGTCCATTGAGAATACCTTCTTCGAGTATGAACCAAGTAAAGCATGAAAAAGGTAGTCCCAGTGGATCTCAGACTCCTGTTAGGCATGACATAGGTAACAAACCTTTTCATATGAATCAAGCAGGCAGTGGCAATTCTATAATGTCACCTAGCTATCAAACCCAGTCACATAATTCTCCCACTCCAGCACAGCCTTCTCCAAGATCTCAGACACGGTCTCCTAGTTCTTCTCCTAAATTAGTAATTGCTGAAGAAAAACAGGCAACTAGTAGTTCATCAGAACAGAATATTAACCAATCTAATCAAATATCGAGCACACAACTCCCCAACCTTAACACTTTAAAAAATGAATCTCCAAAGGCATCCCCAGGGCCTTCTAAACCAGGTCCGAAACCAATGAAACCATTATCATCAGGTCTAAAACTGTCTGGGATTCGCCAGCCCATAACCCCTACTATTAAGTCCAACTCTGGTATGAATCTTCCTCCAGATTATATGACATCTCAGCAGCTGATTGCACAGCATCCAATGGCACATTTAAGGCATCAAATGGAAATGAGTTGGTACAAAGCTAATCTATTCAAAAGTATGGCAAATGCCGTACATCAAAATCAAcatgattttaataacaaagataa cTTAAct ATGTCGGCTGCTCAAACTGCTATTCCCTTTAAATCCCGTAAGAGGACTTACATGAATAAGAGGAACAAAGaatgtaatgaaaatgaaaatattcttAACAAAATGAAGTTACCAGAAGACATTAATTTAAATCTCAAAGATAATTTTGACAATGGTATTAATG ACTCTTGTTCTGCTCCCAAAATATCCAGAAAAACCTTGAAGTCTATTTCAGTCGTCGAGTCTAAAGATGAATGTGAAGAATCCTTTGACGAGAG aAATCGACATGCTGTTACTTCAGGCCCGCTTCCTAGTCGAGAAGAAGAATTTGAATGGTTGCAAAACTTCCTATTAGAGAGCCTTGACAAAGAAGAATCTGCTTCGTTATATGTTTCTGGGCAACCTGGCACAGGCAAAACGGCAACCTTATCATGCTTATTGAATTCGCCAAAG aTCAAAGAAGGCTTCAAACAAGTATACGTGAACTGCACTATGATGAAGTCCGCCACGAGCATATACAGCAGAATTTGCAAAGAATTGCAGCTGTCTACTTCAGGTTCAACAGAAAAGGCATGCTTGGCTGCCatagaaaaatatttgaatagaaAACACAAGATGAT CTTACTAGTGTTGGACGAGATCGACCAGTTAGACAGCAAACGCCAGTCAGTTTTGTACACGATATTTGAGTGGCCGGCGCTGGCTGGCTCTCGTCTGGTCTTGGTCGGCGTGGCCAATGCTCTGGATTTGACAGAGCGCGCACTTCCGCGATTGCAG GCCCGTTGTTCGCTGCGGCCGCGCACCCTGCACTTCGCGCCGTACACCAAGCAGCAGATCATCAACATATTCTCCAAGATATTGGGCGAGGCTGACAAAACCAACGTGTTTTCACCTGTCGCCTTACAAATGTTGGCAG CTAAAATTGCTGCCGTTTCTGGAGACATGCGAAGAGCCCTAGACATAGGCCGTAGAGTGATCGAGCTTGCAAAACGCAGTAAATTTGCCGAGAACCAGTCCGTGGACACCATGATGAAAGACTGCACGGTCACAGTGGAACTCAAGCAAGTCCTGGAAGTACTGAACGATGTGTACGGAGGCTCCAAGAAAATCGAGTCTGATGTTGATGAAGGTTTCCCGATGCAACAGAAGTTGATACTTTGCAGTCTTATGCTTATGCTCAAGGGAAAAAATAAGGACATTGTTATGGGGAAATTACACGATGTTTATAAAAA AGTAGCAGCAGCTCGCAACATCGCGCCGCTCGACATGAGCGAGATGGCAAGCGCGTGTACTCTACTTGAAGCGCGCGGTGCCTTACG ATGCACGGGCCCCGCGGGGCGCACGCGGCGCCTACGCCTGCAGTGGGACGAGGCGGAGCTGAGCGCCGCGCTGCGCGACAAGCCGCTCATGGCCGCCATCCTCGCCGAAGCCGGCTGCCGCCCCAACTGTTAG